The following coding sequences are from one Enterococcus sp. 4G2_DIV0659 window:
- a CDS encoding redox-sensing transcriptional repressor Rex has translation MKDQIIPKATARRLPLYYRYLRILHDAGKNKVSSTELSDAVQVDSATIRRDFSYFGELGKRGYGYDVENLMNFFAKTLNDDELTNVALIGVGNLGSALLKYKFHQSNSIRVSCAFDVNDDIVGRIVDGIPVYPMSDMMEQIRVQQIEVAILTLPARKAQEVVSQLADAGVKGILNFTAARLVAPKDVLIQNVDLTNELQTLIYFLHHDSELIDSDIEEAKPE, from the coding sequence TTATTCCAAAAGCAACGGCAAGACGCCTTCCCCTATATTATCGTTATTTGAGAATTCTGCATGATGCAGGCAAGAATAAAGTCTCATCTACTGAGCTAAGCGATGCAGTTCAAGTAGATAGTGCAACGATTCGACGAGATTTTTCTTATTTTGGCGAATTAGGTAAACGTGGTTATGGTTACGATGTTGAGAATTTGATGAATTTCTTTGCTAAAACACTGAATGATGACGAGCTAACGAATGTCGCCTTAATTGGTGTAGGTAATTTAGGAAGTGCCTTGTTGAAATATAAATTTCATCAAAGTAATAGTATTCGGGTGAGTTGCGCATTTGATGTAAACGACGACATTGTTGGTAGAATTGTCGACGGTATTCCAGTGTATCCAATGAGTGACATGATGGAGCAGATTCGGGTGCAACAAATTGAAGTAGCGATTTTGACTTTACCTGCGAGAAAAGCCCAGGAAGTTGTGAGCCAATTGGCTGATGCTGGAGTGAAGGGGATTTTGAACTTTACAGCAGCTCGTTTGGTAGCACCAAAAGATGTATTGATTCAAAATGTAGATTTAACAAATGAACTACAAACGTTGATTTACTTCTTACATCACGACAGTGAATTGATTGATTCAGATATAGAAGAAGCAAAACCAGAATAA
- a CDS encoding CPBP family intramembrane glutamic endopeptidase: protein MSIKKLSFITIILYGLIFLSPFLFKPFSPTIVISGATFTYIFGAILMIWLYLKNKKTAVVAVEQNPTLTSPVFIFLLGVSGIFLAMIIQAVIFSIEMAITGVKPNSENTQNIIAVILANPLFILATTIGGPIMEEFVFRRSLIGLLESYTGFWFAAIISSSLFSVIHQDGHFFVYFSLGLFFVLLYKMTGKIWTSIIAHCGMNTIVVIAQLVLHYANIDLPN, encoded by the coding sequence CTGTCTATCAAAAAACTAAGCTTTATTACAATCATTCTATACGGACTCATCTTTTTATCACCCTTTCTGTTTAAGCCCTTTTCACCGACTATTGTGATTTCTGGGGCGACTTTCACCTACATTTTTGGAGCTATTTTGATGATATGGCTCTATTTAAAAAATAAAAAAACTGCTGTAGTCGCAGTCGAACAAAACCCTACTTTAACTTCACCAGTCTTTATATTTTTATTAGGTGTGAGTGGCATTTTTTTAGCTATGATCATACAAGCAGTCATTTTTAGTATTGAAATGGCTATTACAGGAGTTAAACCTAATTCAGAAAATACTCAAAATATTATCGCTGTAATTTTAGCTAATCCTTTATTTATATTAGCTACTACGATCGGCGGACCGATTATGGAGGAATTTGTTTTCCGTCGTTCTCTAATTGGATTATTGGAATCTTATACAGGGTTTTGGTTTGCAGCAATTATCAGCTCTTCTTTATTTTCTGTCATTCACCAAGATGGTCATTTTTTTGTCTATTTCTCTTTGGGACTCTTTTTTGTCCTTCTTTATAAAATGACTGGAAAGATTTGGACATCAATCATTGCCCATTGTGGTATGAACACAATTGTAGTTATCGCACAACTTGTCCTTCATTATGCCAATATCGATCTACCTAACTAA
- the groES gene encoding co-chaperone GroES, with translation MLKPLSDRVVIEVAKEEEKTVGGIVLASAAQEKPQTGKVIAVGEGRVLENGTKVPADVKEGDTVMFEKYSGTEVKYEGNDYLIVSSKDIIAIVE, from the coding sequence GTGTTAAAACCATTAAGCGATCGCGTCGTTATTGAAGTCGCGAAAGAAGAAGAAAAAACAGTGGGAGGTATTGTCTTAGCATCAGCAGCTCAAGAAAAGCCTCAAACAGGAAAAGTCATCGCAGTAGGTGAAGGCCGTGTTTTAGAGAACGGTACAAAAGTTCCTGCCGATGTTAAAGAAGGCGACACAGTGATGTTTGAAAAATATTCTGGTACTGAAGTAAAATATGAAGGAAATGACTACTTGATCGTTTCTAGCAAAGACATCATTGCAATCGTTGAATAA
- the groL gene encoding chaperonin GroEL (60 kDa chaperone family; promotes refolding of misfolded polypeptides especially under stressful conditions; forms two stacked rings of heptamers to form a barrel-shaped 14mer; ends can be capped by GroES; misfolded proteins enter the barrel where they are refolded when GroES binds): MAKEIKFAEDARAAMLRGVDILADTVKVTLGPKGRNVVLEKSFGSPLITNDGVTIAKEIELEDHFENMGAKLVSEVASKTNDIAGDGTTTATVLTQAIVREGLKNVTAGANPLGIRRGIELATKTAVEELHNISTVVDSKEAIAQVAAVSSGSDRVGQLIADAMEKVGNDGVITIEESKGIETELDVVEGMQFDRGYLSQYMVTDNDKMEAVLENPYILITDKKISNIQDILPLLEQILQQSRPLLIIADDVDGEALPTLVLNKIRGTFNVVAVKAPGFGDRRKAMLEDIAILTGATVITEDLGLELKDTTIDNLGNASKVVVDKDNTTIVEGAGEKAGIDARVQLIKNQIAETTSDFDREKLQERLAKLAGGVAVVKVGAATETELKELKLRIEDALNATRAAVEEGMVSGGGTALVNVIGKVASLDAEGDVATGVKIVVRALEEPIRQIAENAGYEGSVIVDKLKNIDLGVGFNAANGEWVNMVEAGIVDPTKVTRSALQNAASVAALLLTTEAVVADKPEPAGPAMPPMDPSMGMGGMM; encoded by the coding sequence ATGGCAAAAGAAATCAAATTTGCAGAAGACGCACGTGCAGCAATGCTTCGTGGAGTAGATATTTTAGCAGACACAGTAAAAGTAACATTAGGTCCTAAAGGCCGTAACGTTGTTTTAGAAAAATCTTTCGGTTCTCCATTGATCACAAATGATGGTGTAACAATCGCTAAAGAAATTGAGTTAGAAGATCATTTTGAAAATATGGGAGCGAAACTGGTTTCTGAAGTGGCTTCAAAAACAAATGATATCGCAGGAGATGGTACAACAACTGCGACTGTATTGACACAAGCAATCGTACGTGAAGGATTGAAAAATGTCACTGCTGGTGCTAATCCACTAGGTATTCGTCGTGGAATCGAGTTAGCAACTAAAACAGCTGTTGAAGAGCTACACAACATTTCAACGGTCGTAGATTCTAAAGAGGCAATTGCACAAGTTGCTGCAGTTTCTTCTGGTTCAGATCGTGTAGGTCAATTGATTGCTGACGCAATGGAAAAAGTTGGTAATGATGGTGTTATTACGATTGAAGAATCAAAAGGGATCGAAACTGAATTAGATGTAGTTGAAGGAATGCAATTTGACCGCGGTTACTTATCTCAATATATGGTAACTGACAATGATAAAATGGAAGCTGTTTTAGAAAATCCATATATCTTAATCACTGATAAAAAAATCTCTAATATTCAAGATATCTTGCCATTGTTAGAGCAAATTTTACAACAAAGCCGTCCATTATTGATCATTGCTGATGATGTTGATGGAGAAGCATTACCAACATTAGTATTAAATAAAATCCGTGGAACATTTAACGTAGTTGCTGTGAAAGCGCCAGGATTTGGTGATCGTCGTAAAGCAATGCTTGAAGATATCGCTATCTTAACAGGAGCAACAGTAATCACTGAAGACTTAGGCTTAGAATTAAAAGATACAACAATTGACAATCTTGGTAATGCAAGCAAAGTAGTTGTTGATAAAGATAACACAACAATTGTTGAAGGTGCTGGTGAAAAAGCAGGTATCGATGCCCGTGTTCAATTAATTAAAAACCAAATTGCAGAAACAACTTCTGACTTTGACCGCGAAAAACTACAGGAACGTTTAGCGAAATTAGCTGGCGGAGTTGCTGTTGTAAAAGTTGGTGCTGCAACTGAAACAGAATTAAAAGAATTAAAACTACGTATTGAAGATGCGTTGAATGCAACTCGTGCGGCTGTTGAAGAAGGTATGGTTTCTGGTGGCGGTACAGCATTAGTAAACGTGATCGGCAAAGTAGCTTCTTTAGATGCAGAAGGTGATGTTGCAACGGGTGTGAAAATTGTTGTTCGTGCGTTAGAAGAACCAATCCGCCAAATTGCTGAAAATGCTGGCTACGAAGGTTCAGTAATCGTTGATAAATTAAAAAATATCGATTTAGGCGTTGGGTTCAATGCGGCTAATGGCGAATGGGTAAACATGGTTGAAGCAGGAATCGTTGATCCAACAAAAGTTACACGTTCAGCGTTACAAAACGCTGCATCTGTAGCCGCTTTACTATTAACAACAGAAGCTGTTGTTGCAGATAAACCAGAACCAGCTGGACCTGCGATGCCTCCAATGGATCCATCAATGGGCATGGGCGGCATGATGTAA